A DNA window from Arachis hypogaea cultivar Tifrunner chromosome 18, arahy.Tifrunner.gnm2.J5K5, whole genome shotgun sequence contains the following coding sequences:
- the LOC112772492 gene encoding uncharacterized protein isoform X1, translating to MANSTCSSSGSMDSNQKPIKEKSVKQLTFEAKEVNDNEEHDLGTSHLETKRMDARWYRSLFRKPKNGKVEVPQRVQPDIFRNETAQMPESRNPLLDEDLVRNDVGHDGEKSTHSKRNGIMLDTGSDLSTTLADDDDCNLIPSRLRDNIVGTGGSCSKRRRLDCDPVVSSNPSTTELQDGVDTDASVLQKEYPVNSPKEVTKHTCLICKSGGQLLFCGGKGCSGCYHSSCLEPPLVDASIGVWYCHFCVRKKIELGVYSVSEGVESIWDVKEVLTSNFDGSTLAQKEYLVKYKGIAHVHNRWIPENQLLREAPSLLKNFNMKNQDQRLKLEWSLPHRLLQKRAIIHSTQQDDHNINDGVQNLNCCYEWLVKWRGLGYEHATWELDNELFLRSPEGQRLIRGYEECFQREKRAASCSRVDNVPQIDQLKERPSSHLAYKCKSDSFKFIEYWVPVQISHVQLEQYCATLHSNASILRSSAKTDIDALRDIIITARKCCIHPSIVDQTLKSRLTVGLDEAEFIDVDIKASGKLQLLDSMLMELKAKSLRGLILFKSIGGSGRVSAGDFLDDLLRIRFGPNSYERVDKGLLVSKQKDAMRKFNNKDDGRFVFLLDACACRPGIRLSSLDTIIIFDSDWNPTNDIRSLQKITIDSQPQVIKIFRLYSAFTVEENALILSKQDRILDSNLLNISRTTCQMLLMWGAASLFDDLKIFHHSETSVLGQKSSSGQQHLTETVRELSSVLSQDAETRNCSVLLKVRQNGSTYQADFPLPGEMKNKILEEELPHIFWTKLFEGKQFKWKYSCSSSQRSRKRVDLFDGSGGIAKKRRKVRNNLVDQPSSKSEGSKLSTGIKTDRLGFDDVEYEETTRLRDEQRSLYLSLKPEIKKLCGVLLLPDNVRDMVDNFLEFVVNNHHVNREREPVSMLQAFQISLIWTVAPLLKHKVDHRDSLLLAKQHLDFVCRKEEVDYIYSVLRCLKGLFLHRMGNSKDTGSPKSPESSRKVYSSKEVGQEADLFKNDVFRSIREIRKKCQEQLKKLKRMQQEEKQRLETAFEDEKAEFEKKYKIESLVIRTCSPNDVMKTEKLKVLNTEFGSKIEELKCEHETRLKALEDTHMAARQNFKHREDAWAQDVEDWAKSELSNIDASKELGTAVEYTQLSDQENAHKGSESMPLVSDHLTDEKGHDNNTNEAMPNDVQDEVHSSTHNKLDGTVSSLSCENAVQIHGAYNGLDNATTETSHLPNEGIADEAMAGILNRDAPRQPTTVTATDCLENVSADSPPPSVEQVTDGVALNEILDRCATPETSHDQGRVSILGREVPVEVETHRMVNFSECPINAAAVNHFSSVDQTSDKGPINDPDNTVSSFRCCQADGPDKSSLSNPPLVQQVTDVVSLNEPDGDTHEAADCHNDTRPSTDTSSVDKSSMIPAQLEGVQQSPSLEAPPAQDTAGEVQNSSERAEIVPNLVGVVPANQSNSCILEPSENGVEHQPNRNDLPHHETEVSAVVPNQDVVQADSNLELGSHSQAVVHSVLNSGHDSLGPVGVRREASSSSLRNLSTPSEINNHPIHTATHSASRMPLPLSADPLKNELERIKKIIEQLTKNHEEMRAKLKSDFEKELEALRRKYDIKFQLVENEFQQTKNKLDSSYHTVLVNKMLADFFRSKCMYRKTSDAYGVQQDAGVAQQSIQLARQQSATFPSQVVAGSSSRGPRGPLSANLHSPSALVSSQNSLPPSNVTYKTPSPPARLPLNCNSSPSGNFPIASEMRAPAPHLQPFRPSAPMPAPNHPALLHGMPNQAAPAIAPTLSCVPAQPTPLTYQSDPQMAHQPNSSVGTGGFSTLNLRTISLHANANTQSAVCLPRVQPSMSEVVSLNPPRIGTSVSVTPNSSSQAASLEFVCLSDDE from the exons GTTGGATTGTGATCCTGTGGTCTCATCTAACCCTTCTACAACTGAG CTTCAGGATGGAGTTGATACTGATGCAAGTGTGTTGCAAAAGGAATATCCTGTAAATTCACCAAAAGAAGTCACAAAGCACACATGTCTAATTTGCAAGAGTGGTGGACAGCTACT GTTTTGTGGTGGAAAAGGATGCAGCGGGTGCTACCATTCTTCTTGTCTTGAGCCACCCCTGGTCGATGCCTCCATTGGAGTTTGGTATTGCCATTTCTGTGTGAGGAAGAAGATTGAACTTGGTGTATATTCTGTATCGGAGGGAGTAGAATCAATTTGGGATGTCAAAGAAGTTTTGACATCAAATTTTGATG GGTCTACTCTTGCTCAGAAAGAATATCTAGTGAAATATAAAGGCATTGCTCATGTTCATAATCGATGGATACCGGAAAATCAGTTACTTCGTGAAGCTCCTTCACTTCTTAAAAACTTTAATATGAAAAATcag GACCAAAGGTTGAAGCTAGAATGGAGTCTACCTCATCGTCTGCTGCAGAAGAGAGCAATAATCCATTCCACACAGCAAGATGATCACAACATTAATGATGGAGTtcaaaacttaaactgttgctacGAATGGCTTGTGAAATGGCGTGGTCTTGGTTATGAGCATGCTACATGGGAGTTGGACAATGAGTTGTTTCTTCGTTCACCTGAAGGTCAGAGGTTAATCAGAGGCTATGAAGAATGTTTCCAGAGAGAAAAGAGAGCAGCTTCTTGCTCCAGAGTAGATAATGTGCCACAG ATTGATCAACTCAAGGAGCGGCCGTCAAGTCATCTTGCATATAAATGCAAGTCGGACTCTTTCAAGTTTATTGAGTATTGGGTTCCTGTCCAGATATCTCATGTGCAGCTTGAGCAGTATTGTGCTACTTTACATTCAAATGCTTCAATTCTGCGTTCATCAGCAAAGACGGATATCGATGCCCTTCGTGACATCATTATTACGGCCCGAAAG TGTTGTATTCATCCTTCTATTGTTGATCAAACACTGAAAAGTCGACTTACTGTTGGCCTTGATGAGGCTGAATTCATCGATGTTGATATAAAAGCAAGTGGCAAGCTGCAACTACTTGATTCGATGCTCATGGAGTTGAAGGCTAAAAGCTTAAGGGGTCTGATTCTTTTTAAG TCTATTGGTGGTTCTGGGAGGGTTTCTGCAGGAGATTTTTTGGATGACTTGTTACGGATAAGATTTGGTCCAAACTCGTATGAACGGGTTGACAAAGGTCTTTTAGTGTCCAAGCAGAAAGATGCCATGAGGAAATTTAACAACAAGGATGATGGACGGTTTGTTTTTCTGTTAGATGCATGTGCCTGCCGTCCAGGCATCAGATTATCATCACTGGATACCATTATTATATTTGACAGTGATTGGAACCCAACTAATGATATAAGATCCCTTCAGAAGATAACAATTGATTCACAGCCCCAAGTGATAAAAATATTCCGCTTATATTCAGCCTTCACTGTGGAAGAAAATGCCTTGATCCTTTCAAAGCAAGATAGGATACTTGACAGCAATTTACTGAACATAAGCAGGACTACCTGCCAAATGCTGTTGATGTGGGGAGCTGCTTCCctatttgatgatttgaaaatTTTCCATCACAGTGAAACTTCTGTTTTGGGTCAGAAATCTTCATCTGGGCAACAACATCTGACAGAAACAGTCCGTGAATTATCATCAGTACTATCTCAGGACGCTGAAACAAGAAACTGTTCAGTTTTATTAAAAGTCAGGCAAAATGGGTCAACATACCAGGCAGATTTTCCTTTGCCTGGTGAGATGAAAAATAAGATACTGGAGGAAGAGCTTCCCCATATTTTTTGGACAAAACTTTTTGAGGGGAAACAGTTTAAGTGGAAGTACTCTTGTAGTTCATCTCAGCGGAGCCGAAAGAGAGTAGATCTTTTTGATGGTAGTGGAGGTATAGCGAAAAAGCGCCGGAAAGTGAGAAACAATCTTGTGGACCAGCCTTCTTCAAAATCTGAAGGTTCAAAGTTATCTACTGGGATCAAGACAG ATAGACTTGGATTTGATGATGTCGAATATGAGGAAACAACTAGACTGCGTGATGAGCAGAGGAGCTTATATCTTTCTTTGAAGCCAGAGATCAAAAAGCTTTGTGGCGTTCTTCTTCTCCCT GATAACGTCAGAGATATGGTTGATAATTTTCTTGAATTTGTTGTGAACAATCATCATGTCAACAGGGAGCGAGAACCAGTATCAATGTTACAGGCTTTTCAAATATCTTTG ATTTGGACTGTTGCTCCATTGCTAAAGCACAAAGTTGACCACAGGGATTCTCTTTTACTTGCAAAACAGCATTTGGATTTTGTCTGTAGGAAAGAAGAGGTGGATTATATCTACTCAGTTTTACGCTGTCTGAAGGGACTTTTTTTACATCGGATGGGAAATTCAAAGGATACTGGTTCTCCAAAATCTCCTGAGTCATCAAGGAAGGTTTATTCCAGTAAAGAAGTAGGGCAGGAGGCTGACTTGTTTAAAAATGATGTGTTCAGAAGTATTAGGGAAATACGGAAGAAGTGCCAAGAGCAGTTGAAGAAACTTAAACGGATGcaacaagaagagaagcaaaGATTAGAAACAGCTTTTGAGGATGAAAAGGCTGAATTTGAGAAAAAGTACAAAATAGAGTCATTGGTTATTCGGACCTGCTCTCCAAATGATGTGATGAAGACAGAGAAGCTCAAAGTCTTGAACACTGAATTTGGTTCAAAAATTGAAGAACTAAAATGTGAGCATGAAACACGTCTAAAGGCTCTTGAGGACACACATATGGCTGCTAGGCAGAACTTCAAACATAGAGAAGACGCATGGGCACAAGATGTAGAGGATTGGGCAAAAAGTGAATTGTCAAACATAGATGCTTCAAAGGAACTTGGTACGGCAGTTGAATACACGCAGCTGTCTGATCAGGAAAATGCTCACAAGGGTTCAGAGAGTATGCCCCTTGTGTCTGATCATTTGACTGACGAGAAGGGTCATGATAATAACACAAATGAGGCCATGCCTAATGATGTTCAGGATGAAGTTCATTCTTCTACACACAATAAACTAGATGGGACTGTTTCAAGCCTGTCTTGTGAGAATGCCGTGCAAATCCATGGAGCTTATAATGGTTTGGATAATGCTACCACTGAAACTTCACATTTACCTAATGAAGGGATTGCTGATGAGGCCATGGCAGGCATACTGAATAGAGATGCACCCAGACAGCCTACCACTGTCACTGCTACTGATTGTCTGGAAAATGTTTCAGCTGATAGTCCTCCTCCATCTGTGGAGCAAGTAACTGATGGAGTTGCTTTAAATGAAATTTTAGATAGATGTGCTACCCCAGAAACTAGCCACGATCAGGGCAGAGTAAGCATATTGGGACGAGAGGTACCTGTGGAAGTGGAAACACATAGGATGGTCAATTTTAGTGAATGTCCCATAAATGCTGCTGCTGTCAATCATTTCTCATCGGTGGATCAAACATCTGACAAAGGACCTATAAATGACCCAGATAATACTGTCTCATCATTCAGGTGTTGTCAAGCTGATGGTCCTGATAAAAGTTCCCTTTCAAATCCACCTTTGGTACAACAAGTTACTGATGTAGTCTCTTTGAATGAACCTGATGGAGATACTCATGAAGCAGCTGATTGTCATAATGATACAAGGCCTTCCACAGACACTTCTTCAGTGGATAAAAGTAGTATGATACCAGCCCAGCTGGAAGGAGTGCAGCAATCACCATCTCTGGAGGCCCCTCCTGCTCAGGATACTGCTGGAGAAGTGCAGAATTCTTCTGAACGAGCTGAGATAGTACCTAATCTAGTTGGTGTTGTTCCAGCTAATCAATCAAATTCATGCATCCTGGAGCCTTCCGAGAATGGAGTTGAACATCAGCCGAACAGAAATGATCTCCCCCACCACGAAACAGAGGTTTCAGCTGTGGTTCCTAATCAGGATGTTGTGCAGGCTGACTCAAATTTAGAGCTTGGTTCACACTCGCAAGCAGTTGTGCACTCTGTCCTAAATTCAGGCCATGATTCACTTGGCCCTGTTGGAGTCAGAAGAGAGGCTTCAAGTTCAAGCTTGAGAAATTTGTCAACTCCTTCAGAAATCAACAATCATCCTATACATACTGCAACTCATTCAGCTTCTAGAATGCCTCTGCCGTTGAGCGCCGATCCACTTAAAAATGAATtggaaagaataaaaaaaattattgaacaaCTGACCAAAAACCATGAAGAAATG AGAGCTAAACTGAAGTCTGATTTCGAAAAGGAATTGGAGGCACTTCGTAGGAAGTATGATATTAAATTTCAATTGGTTGAGAATGAATTTCAACAAACGAAGAACAAGTTGGATTCAAGTTACCACACAGTTTTGGTAAATAAGATGTTGGCAGATTTTTTTCGGTCCAAATGCATGTATCGTAAAACATCTGATGCATATGGAGTGCAGCAAG ATGCAGGTGTTGCCCAGCAGTCGATTCAGCTTGCAAGACAACAAAGTGCTACTTTTCCTTCCCAGGTTGTTGCTGGTTCATCTTCCCGGGGACCACGGGGACCACTTTCTGCCAATCTTCATAGTCCATCTGCTTTGGTTAGCTCTCAGAATTCGCTCCCACCTTCAAATGTTACGTACAAGACACCAAGTCCTCCTGCAAGACTTCCTCTTAACTGCAATTCTTCACCCTCAGGGAATTTTCCGATTGCCAGTGAGATGCGAGCCCCGGCACCACATCTCCAGCCTTTTAGACCCTCGGCACCTATGCCGGCTCCTAATCACCCTGCTCTCCTTCATGGGATGCCAAATCAGGCTGCACCTGCGATTGCTCCCACATTGTCTTGTGTTCCAGCCCAACCAACTCCACTGACATATCAGTCTGATCCTCAGATGGCCCACCAGCCGAATAGCTCTGTTGGAACTGGTGGGTTTTCCACCCTCAACTTACGGACCATCAGCTTACATGCGAATGCCAACACTCAATCTGCTGTTTGTCTTCCAAGAGTTCAGCCAAGTATGTCAGAAGTGGTTTCTTTGAACCCACCCAGAATTGGCACCAGTGTTAGTGTGACTCCTAACTCATCCAGTCAAGCTGCATCTCTTGAATTCGTCTGTTTATCAGACGATGAGTGA
- the LOC112772492 gene encoding uncharacterized protein isoform X2, translated as MANSTCSSSGSMDSNQKPIKEKSVKQLTFEAKEVNDNEEHDLGTSHLETKRMDARWYRSLFRKPKNGKVEVPQRVQPDIFRNETAQMPESRNPLLDEDLVRNDVGHDGEKSTHSKRNGIMLDTGSDLSTTLADDDDCNLIPSRLRDNIVGTGGSCSKRRRLDCDPVVSSNPSTTEDGVDTDASVLQKEYPVNSPKEVTKHTCLICKSGGQLLFCGGKGCSGCYHSSCLEPPLVDASIGVWYCHFCVRKKIELGVYSVSEGVESIWDVKEVLTSNFDGSTLAQKEYLVKYKGIAHVHNRWIPENQLLREAPSLLKNFNMKNQDQRLKLEWSLPHRLLQKRAIIHSTQQDDHNINDGVQNLNCCYEWLVKWRGLGYEHATWELDNELFLRSPEGQRLIRGYEECFQREKRAASCSRVDNVPQIDQLKERPSSHLAYKCKSDSFKFIEYWVPVQISHVQLEQYCATLHSNASILRSSAKTDIDALRDIIITARKCCIHPSIVDQTLKSRLTVGLDEAEFIDVDIKASGKLQLLDSMLMELKAKSLRGLILFKSIGGSGRVSAGDFLDDLLRIRFGPNSYERVDKGLLVSKQKDAMRKFNNKDDGRFVFLLDACACRPGIRLSSLDTIIIFDSDWNPTNDIRSLQKITIDSQPQVIKIFRLYSAFTVEENALILSKQDRILDSNLLNISRTTCQMLLMWGAASLFDDLKIFHHSETSVLGQKSSSGQQHLTETVRELSSVLSQDAETRNCSVLLKVRQNGSTYQADFPLPGEMKNKILEEELPHIFWTKLFEGKQFKWKYSCSSSQRSRKRVDLFDGSGGIAKKRRKVRNNLVDQPSSKSEGSKLSTGIKTDRLGFDDVEYEETTRLRDEQRSLYLSLKPEIKKLCGVLLLPDNVRDMVDNFLEFVVNNHHVNREREPVSMLQAFQISLIWTVAPLLKHKVDHRDSLLLAKQHLDFVCRKEEVDYIYSVLRCLKGLFLHRMGNSKDTGSPKSPESSRKVYSSKEVGQEADLFKNDVFRSIREIRKKCQEQLKKLKRMQQEEKQRLETAFEDEKAEFEKKYKIESLVIRTCSPNDVMKTEKLKVLNTEFGSKIEELKCEHETRLKALEDTHMAARQNFKHREDAWAQDVEDWAKSELSNIDASKELGTAVEYTQLSDQENAHKGSESMPLVSDHLTDEKGHDNNTNEAMPNDVQDEVHSSTHNKLDGTVSSLSCENAVQIHGAYNGLDNATTETSHLPNEGIADEAMAGILNRDAPRQPTTVTATDCLENVSADSPPPSVEQVTDGVALNEILDRCATPETSHDQGRVSILGREVPVEVETHRMVNFSECPINAAAVNHFSSVDQTSDKGPINDPDNTVSSFRCCQADGPDKSSLSNPPLVQQVTDVVSLNEPDGDTHEAADCHNDTRPSTDTSSVDKSSMIPAQLEGVQQSPSLEAPPAQDTAGEVQNSSERAEIVPNLVGVVPANQSNSCILEPSENGVEHQPNRNDLPHHETEVSAVVPNQDVVQADSNLELGSHSQAVVHSVLNSGHDSLGPVGVRREASSSSLRNLSTPSEINNHPIHTATHSASRMPLPLSADPLKNELERIKKIIEQLTKNHEEMRAKLKSDFEKELEALRRKYDIKFQLVENEFQQTKNKLDSSYHTVLVNKMLADFFRSKCMYRKTSDAYGVQQDAGVAQQSIQLARQQSATFPSQVVAGSSSRGPRGPLSANLHSPSALVSSQNSLPPSNVTYKTPSPPARLPLNCNSSPSGNFPIASEMRAPAPHLQPFRPSAPMPAPNHPALLHGMPNQAAPAIAPTLSCVPAQPTPLTYQSDPQMAHQPNSSVGTGGFSTLNLRTISLHANANTQSAVCLPRVQPSMSEVVSLNPPRIGTSVSVTPNSSSQAASLEFVCLSDDE; from the exons GTTGGATTGTGATCCTGTGGTCTCATCTAACCCTTCTACAACTGAG GATGGAGTTGATACTGATGCAAGTGTGTTGCAAAAGGAATATCCTGTAAATTCACCAAAAGAAGTCACAAAGCACACATGTCTAATTTGCAAGAGTGGTGGACAGCTACT GTTTTGTGGTGGAAAAGGATGCAGCGGGTGCTACCATTCTTCTTGTCTTGAGCCACCCCTGGTCGATGCCTCCATTGGAGTTTGGTATTGCCATTTCTGTGTGAGGAAGAAGATTGAACTTGGTGTATATTCTGTATCGGAGGGAGTAGAATCAATTTGGGATGTCAAAGAAGTTTTGACATCAAATTTTGATG GGTCTACTCTTGCTCAGAAAGAATATCTAGTGAAATATAAAGGCATTGCTCATGTTCATAATCGATGGATACCGGAAAATCAGTTACTTCGTGAAGCTCCTTCACTTCTTAAAAACTTTAATATGAAAAATcag GACCAAAGGTTGAAGCTAGAATGGAGTCTACCTCATCGTCTGCTGCAGAAGAGAGCAATAATCCATTCCACACAGCAAGATGATCACAACATTAATGATGGAGTtcaaaacttaaactgttgctacGAATGGCTTGTGAAATGGCGTGGTCTTGGTTATGAGCATGCTACATGGGAGTTGGACAATGAGTTGTTTCTTCGTTCACCTGAAGGTCAGAGGTTAATCAGAGGCTATGAAGAATGTTTCCAGAGAGAAAAGAGAGCAGCTTCTTGCTCCAGAGTAGATAATGTGCCACAG ATTGATCAACTCAAGGAGCGGCCGTCAAGTCATCTTGCATATAAATGCAAGTCGGACTCTTTCAAGTTTATTGAGTATTGGGTTCCTGTCCAGATATCTCATGTGCAGCTTGAGCAGTATTGTGCTACTTTACATTCAAATGCTTCAATTCTGCGTTCATCAGCAAAGACGGATATCGATGCCCTTCGTGACATCATTATTACGGCCCGAAAG TGTTGTATTCATCCTTCTATTGTTGATCAAACACTGAAAAGTCGACTTACTGTTGGCCTTGATGAGGCTGAATTCATCGATGTTGATATAAAAGCAAGTGGCAAGCTGCAACTACTTGATTCGATGCTCATGGAGTTGAAGGCTAAAAGCTTAAGGGGTCTGATTCTTTTTAAG TCTATTGGTGGTTCTGGGAGGGTTTCTGCAGGAGATTTTTTGGATGACTTGTTACGGATAAGATTTGGTCCAAACTCGTATGAACGGGTTGACAAAGGTCTTTTAGTGTCCAAGCAGAAAGATGCCATGAGGAAATTTAACAACAAGGATGATGGACGGTTTGTTTTTCTGTTAGATGCATGTGCCTGCCGTCCAGGCATCAGATTATCATCACTGGATACCATTATTATATTTGACAGTGATTGGAACCCAACTAATGATATAAGATCCCTTCAGAAGATAACAATTGATTCACAGCCCCAAGTGATAAAAATATTCCGCTTATATTCAGCCTTCACTGTGGAAGAAAATGCCTTGATCCTTTCAAAGCAAGATAGGATACTTGACAGCAATTTACTGAACATAAGCAGGACTACCTGCCAAATGCTGTTGATGTGGGGAGCTGCTTCCctatttgatgatttgaaaatTTTCCATCACAGTGAAACTTCTGTTTTGGGTCAGAAATCTTCATCTGGGCAACAACATCTGACAGAAACAGTCCGTGAATTATCATCAGTACTATCTCAGGACGCTGAAACAAGAAACTGTTCAGTTTTATTAAAAGTCAGGCAAAATGGGTCAACATACCAGGCAGATTTTCCTTTGCCTGGTGAGATGAAAAATAAGATACTGGAGGAAGAGCTTCCCCATATTTTTTGGACAAAACTTTTTGAGGGGAAACAGTTTAAGTGGAAGTACTCTTGTAGTTCATCTCAGCGGAGCCGAAAGAGAGTAGATCTTTTTGATGGTAGTGGAGGTATAGCGAAAAAGCGCCGGAAAGTGAGAAACAATCTTGTGGACCAGCCTTCTTCAAAATCTGAAGGTTCAAAGTTATCTACTGGGATCAAGACAG ATAGACTTGGATTTGATGATGTCGAATATGAGGAAACAACTAGACTGCGTGATGAGCAGAGGAGCTTATATCTTTCTTTGAAGCCAGAGATCAAAAAGCTTTGTGGCGTTCTTCTTCTCCCT GATAACGTCAGAGATATGGTTGATAATTTTCTTGAATTTGTTGTGAACAATCATCATGTCAACAGGGAGCGAGAACCAGTATCAATGTTACAGGCTTTTCAAATATCTTTG ATTTGGACTGTTGCTCCATTGCTAAAGCACAAAGTTGACCACAGGGATTCTCTTTTACTTGCAAAACAGCATTTGGATTTTGTCTGTAGGAAAGAAGAGGTGGATTATATCTACTCAGTTTTACGCTGTCTGAAGGGACTTTTTTTACATCGGATGGGAAATTCAAAGGATACTGGTTCTCCAAAATCTCCTGAGTCATCAAGGAAGGTTTATTCCAGTAAAGAAGTAGGGCAGGAGGCTGACTTGTTTAAAAATGATGTGTTCAGAAGTATTAGGGAAATACGGAAGAAGTGCCAAGAGCAGTTGAAGAAACTTAAACGGATGcaacaagaagagaagcaaaGATTAGAAACAGCTTTTGAGGATGAAAAGGCTGAATTTGAGAAAAAGTACAAAATAGAGTCATTGGTTATTCGGACCTGCTCTCCAAATGATGTGATGAAGACAGAGAAGCTCAAAGTCTTGAACACTGAATTTGGTTCAAAAATTGAAGAACTAAAATGTGAGCATGAAACACGTCTAAAGGCTCTTGAGGACACACATATGGCTGCTAGGCAGAACTTCAAACATAGAGAAGACGCATGGGCACAAGATGTAGAGGATTGGGCAAAAAGTGAATTGTCAAACATAGATGCTTCAAAGGAACTTGGTACGGCAGTTGAATACACGCAGCTGTCTGATCAGGAAAATGCTCACAAGGGTTCAGAGAGTATGCCCCTTGTGTCTGATCATTTGACTGACGAGAAGGGTCATGATAATAACACAAATGAGGCCATGCCTAATGATGTTCAGGATGAAGTTCATTCTTCTACACACAATAAACTAGATGGGACTGTTTCAAGCCTGTCTTGTGAGAATGCCGTGCAAATCCATGGAGCTTATAATGGTTTGGATAATGCTACCACTGAAACTTCACATTTACCTAATGAAGGGATTGCTGATGAGGCCATGGCAGGCATACTGAATAGAGATGCACCCAGACAGCCTACCACTGTCACTGCTACTGATTGTCTGGAAAATGTTTCAGCTGATAGTCCTCCTCCATCTGTGGAGCAAGTAACTGATGGAGTTGCTTTAAATGAAATTTTAGATAGATGTGCTACCCCAGAAACTAGCCACGATCAGGGCAGAGTAAGCATATTGGGACGAGAGGTACCTGTGGAAGTGGAAACACATAGGATGGTCAATTTTAGTGAATGTCCCATAAATGCTGCTGCTGTCAATCATTTCTCATCGGTGGATCAAACATCTGACAAAGGACCTATAAATGACCCAGATAATACTGTCTCATCATTCAGGTGTTGTCAAGCTGATGGTCCTGATAAAAGTTCCCTTTCAAATCCACCTTTGGTACAACAAGTTACTGATGTAGTCTCTTTGAATGAACCTGATGGAGATACTCATGAAGCAGCTGATTGTCATAATGATACAAGGCCTTCCACAGACACTTCTTCAGTGGATAAAAGTAGTATGATACCAGCCCAGCTGGAAGGAGTGCAGCAATCACCATCTCTGGAGGCCCCTCCTGCTCAGGATACTGCTGGAGAAGTGCAGAATTCTTCTGAACGAGCTGAGATAGTACCTAATCTAGTTGGTGTTGTTCCAGCTAATCAATCAAATTCATGCATCCTGGAGCCTTCCGAGAATGGAGTTGAACATCAGCCGAACAGAAATGATCTCCCCCACCACGAAACAGAGGTTTCAGCTGTGGTTCCTAATCAGGATGTTGTGCAGGCTGACTCAAATTTAGAGCTTGGTTCACACTCGCAAGCAGTTGTGCACTCTGTCCTAAATTCAGGCCATGATTCACTTGGCCCTGTTGGAGTCAGAAGAGAGGCTTCAAGTTCAAGCTTGAGAAATTTGTCAACTCCTTCAGAAATCAACAATCATCCTATACATACTGCAACTCATTCAGCTTCTAGAATGCCTCTGCCGTTGAGCGCCGATCCACTTAAAAATGAATtggaaagaataaaaaaaattattgaacaaCTGACCAAAAACCATGAAGAAATG AGAGCTAAACTGAAGTCTGATTTCGAAAAGGAATTGGAGGCACTTCGTAGGAAGTATGATATTAAATTTCAATTGGTTGAGAATGAATTTCAACAAACGAAGAACAAGTTGGATTCAAGTTACCACACAGTTTTGGTAAATAAGATGTTGGCAGATTTTTTTCGGTCCAAATGCATGTATCGTAAAACATCTGATGCATATGGAGTGCAGCAAG ATGCAGGTGTTGCCCAGCAGTCGATTCAGCTTGCAAGACAACAAAGTGCTACTTTTCCTTCCCAGGTTGTTGCTGGTTCATCTTCCCGGGGACCACGGGGACCACTTTCTGCCAATCTTCATAGTCCATCTGCTTTGGTTAGCTCTCAGAATTCGCTCCCACCTTCAAATGTTACGTACAAGACACCAAGTCCTCCTGCAAGACTTCCTCTTAACTGCAATTCTTCACCCTCAGGGAATTTTCCGATTGCCAGTGAGATGCGAGCCCCGGCACCACATCTCCAGCCTTTTAGACCCTCGGCACCTATGCCGGCTCCTAATCACCCTGCTCTCCTTCATGGGATGCCAAATCAGGCTGCACCTGCGATTGCTCCCACATTGTCTTGTGTTCCAGCCCAACCAACTCCACTGACATATCAGTCTGATCCTCAGATGGCCCACCAGCCGAATAGCTCTGTTGGAACTGGTGGGTTTTCCACCCTCAACTTACGGACCATCAGCTTACATGCGAATGCCAACACTCAATCTGCTGTTTGTCTTCCAAGAGTTCAGCCAAGTATGTCAGAAGTGGTTTCTTTGAACCCACCCAGAATTGGCACCAGTGTTAGTGTGACTCCTAACTCATCCAGTCAAGCTGCATCTCTTGAATTCGTCTGTTTATCAGACGATGAGTGA